In Luteitalea sp. TBR-22, one genomic interval encodes:
- a CDS encoding PIG-L deacetylase family protein, with protein sequence MPTRRQFAGHLLTAGVGALAARDALAQPAGGAARPTVLAIGAHYDDCPFGIPGILLQAVARGNRVVVLSLIGDYSNWKPVRGRGADLVDGTRRVNADYGIESRFLGFASGRIADDEAARRAVADVVAETRPDVAFVLWPRDQHPDHEAAATLSKLALHLGDRVLADPFAPYATPRRAYQFDNGPRHTIGFVPDTFVDVTREWPRAIEWLGRLMAVTRNEPYAAGALDGAQRLKESLARYRGATCGVTYAEALAAVNAYPQVLF encoded by the coding sequence ATGCCCACTCGACGACAGTTCGCCGGCCACCTCCTGACCGCCGGCGTCGGCGCACTCGCGGCGCGCGACGCGCTCGCCCAGCCGGCTGGCGGCGCCGCCAGGCCGACGGTGCTCGCCATCGGCGCGCACTACGACGACTGCCCGTTCGGGATTCCGGGGATCCTGCTGCAGGCGGTGGCGCGCGGGAATCGCGTGGTCGTCCTGTCGTTGATCGGTGACTACTCGAACTGGAAGCCCGTGCGGGGCCGCGGCGCCGACCTGGTGGACGGCACCCGGCGCGTCAACGCCGACTACGGGATCGAGTCACGCTTCCTCGGGTTCGCGTCGGGCAGGATTGCCGACGACGAGGCGGCTCGTCGGGCCGTGGCCGACGTCGTGGCCGAGACCCGACCCGACGTCGCGTTCGTGCTGTGGCCCCGCGACCAGCACCCCGACCACGAGGCGGCCGCCACGCTGAGCAAGCTGGCCCTGCACTTGGGCGACCGCGTGCTCGCCGATCCCTTCGCGCCGTATGCCACACCGCGCCGTGCGTACCAGTTCGACAACGGTCCGCGCCACACCATCGGCTTCGTGCCCGACACCTTCGTCGACGTGACCCGAGAATGGCCGCGCGCCATCGAATGGCTCGGGCGGTTGATGGCCGTGACGCGCAACGAGCCGTACGCTGCCGGCGCCCTCGACGGGGCGCAACGCCTCAAGGAGAGCCTCGCGCGCTACCGCGGTGCGACGTGTGGCGTCACGTACGCCGAGGCGCTCGCGGCGGTGAACGCCTATCCGCAGGTACTCTTCTGA
- a CDS encoding mechanosensitive ion channel domain-containing protein — MMEALADLGSAWRWALGLAIAFPVALLALNELAFAWMRAGRPTVSSVRFVRSWVLPALVLVLFLRNVSGLPPAGLWVRLSMTLFWVLVVMAVLGALNTIIFEQAAAGSWQARVPKLLRDLVRLLLVATAGALVYSFVWDKDLSGALAAVGVTSIVVGLALQEPLGNLFSGLMLLMERPFEVGDTVEVAGASGQVKEVNWRSAHIKSARGVVQIVPNSTLNKEIIRNYSRPRPIRMEEIDVAFGFEHPPNVVREALLEVAHGTPGVLSQPAPIAATLDYGDSSIKYRLIYRTTEDDRWPVRNEVVTRIWYVAKRRGLTMPYPVVSQINFEGGRPFGPHEPTAVERLRELAGMPDLPSEAGEVRALSFARDEVVFEEGTDLQGVYLLVKGSVGLQVRVQGEGHPIGVVSPGEYFGEQGMYGVQPAEMRAVAMRDCEVLWMSSETVRGLFEANPRLARESSQVLEVRRRAMQATRQAARRE, encoded by the coding sequence ATGATGGAGGCGCTGGCGGACCTCGGGTCGGCCTGGCGCTGGGCGCTCGGGCTGGCCATCGCCTTTCCTGTCGCGCTGCTGGCGCTGAACGAGCTCGCGTTCGCGTGGATGCGCGCGGGCCGGCCGACGGTCTCCTCGGTGCGCTTCGTGCGCTCGTGGGTGCTGCCGGCGCTCGTGCTGGTGCTCTTCCTGCGCAACGTCAGCGGCCTGCCGCCGGCCGGCCTCTGGGTGCGGCTGTCGATGACCCTGTTCTGGGTCCTGGTGGTGATGGCCGTCCTGGGTGCCCTGAACACCATCATCTTCGAGCAGGCGGCGGCCGGCAGCTGGCAGGCGCGCGTGCCGAAGCTGCTGCGCGACCTGGTGCGGCTGCTGCTGGTGGCCACCGCCGGCGCCCTCGTCTACTCGTTCGTCTGGGACAAGGATCTCAGTGGCGCGCTCGCCGCGGTCGGCGTCACCTCGATCGTCGTCGGCCTGGCACTGCAGGAGCCGCTCGGCAACCTGTTCTCCGGGTTGATGTTGCTGATGGAGCGTCCCTTCGAGGTCGGCGACACGGTGGAGGTCGCCGGCGCGTCGGGCCAGGTCAAGGAAGTCAACTGGCGCTCGGCCCACATCAAGTCGGCGCGCGGCGTCGTGCAGATCGTGCCGAACTCGACGCTGAACAAGGAGATCATCCGGAACTACTCGCGCCCGCGCCCGATCCGCATGGAGGAGATCGACGTCGCGTTCGGCTTCGAGCACCCACCCAACGTGGTGCGAGAGGCGCTGCTGGAGGTGGCGCACGGGACGCCCGGCGTGCTGAGCCAGCCGGCGCCGATCGCGGCGACCCTCGATTACGGTGACTCGTCGATCAAGTACCGACTGATCTACCGCACCACCGAGGACGACCGCTGGCCGGTGCGCAACGAGGTGGTGACGCGCATCTGGTACGTGGCCAAGCGGCGCGGCCTGACGATGCCGTATCCCGTCGTCAGCCAGATCAACTTCGAGGGGGGCCGCCCGTTCGGGCCGCACGAGCCGACGGCCGTCGAGCGACTGCGCGAGCTGGCGGGCATGCCGGACCTGCCCTCGGAGGCCGGTGAGGTGCGCGCCCTCAGCTTTGCCCGCGACGAGGTCGTCTTCGAGGAGGGCACGGACCTGCAGGGCGTGTATCTGCTCGTGAAGGGCTCGGTGGGACTGCAGGTCCGCGTCCAGGGCGAAGGCCACCCGATCGGGGTGGTCTCGCCCGGTGAGTACTTCGGCGAGCAGGGCATGTACGGCGTGCAGCCCGCCGAGATGCGCGCAGTGGCGATGCGCGACTGCGAAGTGCTCTGGATGTCGTCGGAAACGGTACGCGGGCTCTTCGAGGCCAACCCGCGCCTCGCCCGCGAGTCGAGCCAGGTGCTCGAGGTGCGTCGCCGCGCCATGCAGGCGACCCGCCAGGCCGCCCGTCGGGAGTGA
- a CDS encoding Zn-dependent hydrolase, with translation MTTTARPCHLPSRRAFGAAMLGAGLSSALAARSAAAWQATMPGIDGARLNARLADLRRFGGTPDGGTQRLGYSEEDRQARLVVAGWMREAGLVPATDVAGNLIGRRAGTDATAKPLLFGSHIDSVPDGGNYDGNVGLLAAIEVAHALQSRALRHPIEVTLWANEEGGLFGSRAVSGQFEASELSHTTTSGKTVAQGISFLGGDPSRLAEARRAPGSIAGYLELHIEQGGVLEAERVDIGVVEGIVGIRQWDVTITGMANHAGTTPMDRRQDAMLAAARFIDMVNRVVRARPGRQVGTVGTIEARPGAPNVIPGKVTCSLELRDLDEAVTTALFEEISREARRIGEATGTTFAHADLHRSVPAPSDPAMRAIIGAAATALGLSTKVMPSGAGHDAQAMARLGPMGMIFIPSVGGISHSPREFSRPEDVSRGAAVLLGAVLAADARP, from the coding sequence GTGACGACGACCGCCCGCCCTTGCCACCTCCCCTCCCGTCGCGCCTTCGGGGCCGCGATGCTCGGCGCCGGCCTGTCGAGCGCGCTGGCTGCGCGCTCCGCAGCAGCGTGGCAGGCCACCATGCCGGGCATCGACGGCGCGCGCCTGAACGCGCGCCTGGCCGACCTGCGACGGTTCGGGGGTACGCCCGACGGCGGCACACAGCGCCTCGGCTACAGCGAGGAGGACCGGCAGGCGCGTCTCGTGGTCGCCGGCTGGATGCGCGAGGCCGGGCTCGTGCCGGCCACCGACGTGGCAGGCAACCTGATCGGCCGTCGCGCCGGCACTGACGCCACGGCAAAGCCGCTGTTGTTCGGCTCGCACATCGACTCGGTGCCCGACGGCGGCAACTACGACGGCAACGTCGGTCTGCTCGCGGCGATCGAGGTGGCGCACGCGCTGCAGTCCCGCGCGCTTCGCCACCCGATCGAGGTGACGCTCTGGGCCAACGAGGAGGGCGGGCTGTTCGGCAGTCGCGCCGTCAGTGGACAGTTCGAGGCGAGCGAGCTCTCGCACACGACCACCAGCGGGAAGACCGTCGCGCAGGGCATCTCGTTCCTCGGCGGCGATCCGAGCCGGCTGGCCGAGGCGCGGCGCGCGCCGGGCAGCATCGCGGGCTATCTCGAGCTGCACATCGAGCAGGGCGGCGTCCTCGAGGCCGAGCGCGTCGACATCGGGGTCGTCGAGGGCATCGTCGGCATCCGCCAGTGGGACGTGACGATCACCGGGATGGCCAACCACGCCGGCACGACCCCGATGGACCGCCGCCAGGACGCGATGCTCGCGGCGGCGCGCTTCATCGACATGGTCAACCGCGTCGTACGAGCCCGCCCGGGCCGGCAGGTCGGCACGGTGGGCACCATCGAGGCCCGGCCCGGCGCCCCCAACGTCATTCCGGGCAAGGTGACCTGCTCGCTGGAACTGCGCGACCTCGACGAGGCGGTCACGACCGCGCTCTTCGAGGAGATCTCCCGCGAGGCCAGGCGCATCGGCGAGGCGACCGGCACGACGTTCGCCCATGCGGACCTGCACCGTTCCGTGCCGGCGCCCAGCGACCCGGCGATGCGCGCGATCATCGGCGCGGCCGCGACGGCGCTGGGGCTGTCCACGAAGGTGATGCCGAGCGGCGCGGGACACGACGCGCAGGCCATGGCGCGCCTCGGCCCGATGGGGATGATCTTCATCCCGAGCGTCGGCGGGATCAGTCACTCGCCCCGGGAGTTCTCGCGTCCCGAGGACGTCAGCCGCGGCGCCGCCGTGCTGCTCGGCGCCGTGCTCGCCGCCGACGCCCGCCCGTGA
- a CDS encoding peptidase S8 yields the protein MAKKASKTPRRAAKAPAARVPTRRRTPLRRGTATTRAQADTTSIFAGGASDVIPGEVVIQLREDTAARITESIGRGPTRGARSADGVTTFGVDEIDAVLSRLGVQGIARLHPPAPPTVGVRGMGASAAAAREFAVPMASTFRIAFDRDTSVQEAVSQLADVDGVEYVEPNRYREAYVTPNDPSFPAQWGLAHINAPAAWDRTTGSANVTVAVIDTGIDLDHPELAPLLVQGSDMVDLGPNPTPPAGWRFEGDFQGRDNVPQDEVGHGTHVAGTIACLSNNGNGVAGVTWQCRLMPVKVLTRIVRLSDGRVSGTGSAADIAAGIRWAVDNGARVLNLSLGGTTDTQVERDAIAYAVARGAVVVAAMGNSFQDGNPTSFPAAYPDVIAVGAINASNQRAPFSQTGPHIDVAAPGVGILSTTWDNGFATMQGTSMASPHVAGLAALILSCNGSLSAAQVGDILRQTARPLRDQPTDPIPNDAYGFGCIDAAAAIARACPQRSRPITTCPAESTIVVCNQISRVVSCVSRQVACESLLTCPPPSRPAACVSTVVRCPSTLAGCQSTTIRCASGVVLCQQPSATVRCPSVACVPDPGRPPINPGQAEQAGDGWNDDDPYGGGYGEDEGGA from the coding sequence ATGGCCAAGAAGGCGAGCAAGACCCCGCGGCGCGCGGCGAAGGCCCCCGCGGCCCGCGTCCCGACGCGGCGGCGCACGCCACTACGGCGAGGGACCGCCACGACACGTGCGCAGGCCGACACCACGTCGATCTTCGCTGGTGGCGCGAGCGACGTCATCCCGGGTGAGGTGGTGATCCAGTTGCGCGAGGACACGGCCGCGCGCATCACCGAGAGCATCGGGCGCGGCCCGACCCGCGGCGCGCGGTCGGCCGACGGCGTGACGACGTTCGGCGTGGACGAGATCGACGCCGTACTGTCGCGCCTGGGCGTGCAGGGCATCGCCCGGCTGCACCCGCCGGCCCCGCCGACGGTCGGAGTGCGGGGGATGGGCGCATCCGCGGCGGCGGCGCGCGAGTTCGCCGTGCCGATGGCCTCGACGTTCCGCATCGCGTTCGATCGCGACACGTCGGTCCAGGAGGCGGTGTCGCAACTGGCTGACGTCGATGGCGTCGAGTACGTGGAGCCCAACCGCTATCGCGAGGCCTACGTCACCCCGAACGACCCGAGCTTCCCTGCCCAATGGGGCCTGGCGCACATCAACGCCCCGGCCGCCTGGGATCGCACCACCGGATCGGCCAACGTCACCGTGGCGGTCATCGACACGGGCATCGACCTCGACCATCCCGAACTGGCGCCCCTGCTCGTGCAGGGCTCCGACATGGTCGATCTCGGACCGAACCCGACGCCGCCGGCCGGTTGGCGCTTCGAAGGCGACTTCCAGGGGCGCGACAACGTGCCGCAGGACGAGGTCGGCCACGGCACGCACGTCGCCGGCACGATCGCCTGCCTGAGCAACAACGGCAACGGCGTCGCCGGCGTCACCTGGCAGTGCCGGTTGATGCCGGTCAAGGTGCTCACGCGGATCGTCCGCCTCAGCGACGGTCGCGTGTCGGGCACGGGGTCGGCGGCCGACATCGCCGCCGGCATCCGGTGGGCGGTCGACAACGGCGCCCGCGTGCTCAACCTGAGCCTGGGGGGCACCACCGACACGCAGGTGGAACGCGACGCGATCGCCTACGCCGTCGCGCGGGGCGCGGTGGTGGTGGCCGCGATGGGCAACTCGTTCCAGGACGGCAACCCCACGAGCTTCCCGGCGGCCTATCCCGACGTGATTGCCGTCGGCGCCATCAACGCGTCGAACCAGCGCGCGCCGTTCTCGCAGACCGGCCCCCACATCGACGTCGCGGCGCCCGGCGTCGGCATCCTGAGCACGACGTGGGACAACGGCTTTGCGACGATGCAGGGCACGTCGATGGCCTCGCCGCACGTGGCCGGCCTGGCCGCGCTGATCCTGTCGTGCAACGGCAGCCTCTCGGCGGCGCAGGTCGGCGACATCCTGCGCCAGACCGCGCGTCCGCTGCGCGACCAGCCGACCGACCCGATCCCGAACGACGCATACGGCTTCGGCTGCATCGACGCCGCGGCGGCGATCGCCCGCGCCTGCCCGCAGCGCTCGCGGCCGATCACCACCTGCCCCGCCGAGTCGACGATCGTGGTGTGCAACCAGATCTCCCGCGTGGTCTCCTGCGTGTCGCGGCAGGTCGCGTGCGAGAGCCTGCTGACGTGCCCGCCGCCCTCGCGGCCAGCGGCCTGTGTCTCCACCGTGGTCCGTTGCCCATCGACGCTGGCAGGCTGTCAGTCGACGACGATCAGGTGTGCCTCCGGCGTCGTGCTCTGTCAGCAGCCGTCGGCCACGGTGCGCTGTCCGTCGGTGGCGTGCGTGCCTGATCCCGGACGACCGCCCATCAACCCCGGACAGGCCGAACAGGCCGGTGACGGCTGGAACGACGACGATCCGTACGGTGGCGGATATGGCGAGGACGAGGGTGGCGCCTGA
- a CDS encoding phosphotransferase family protein → MAPELQTAPVAAGARAVAPLRALTACGWLAAADAARATVVSRSSAHEVSLVAAPDGRAAIVKQWPAGAPTGRDLRQELFVYRLGRTVPALAAVLPAAWHLDEGRQLLVLEAIAGGSAPPPHLADAGVADALGRALAAWHAATTETGLWPSPAMGILDMPAAPDVAMTGRALATRRLMQAIVEDARLAGVLRDARAAWRDRCLIHGDLRRENWFALPGESAPRVRVIDWELSGSGDPAWDLATVIVEAAIDGLRTTGVVGVGAAMSALPRLLRAYVAADGLLEPTHEAWRHLWTCAIARVLHVATEWTERQPGNDTSVVEPLVAQAVAWTGDIDRLAGEGSAWAAA, encoded by the coding sequence GTGGCGCCTGAGCTCCAGACGGCACCCGTGGCGGCAGGGGCGCGCGCGGTCGCGCCCCTGCGCGCCCTGACCGCGTGCGGGTGGCTCGCCGCCGCCGACGCCGCACGCGCCACCGTCGTGTCGCGATCGAGCGCGCACGAGGTCAGTCTCGTCGCTGCCCCCGACGGCCGCGCGGCCATCGTGAAGCAGTGGCCGGCCGGCGCCCCCACGGGTCGCGACCTGCGGCAGGAACTGTTCGTGTACAGGCTGGGGCGAACGGTGCCGGCCCTCGCCGCGGTGTTGCCCGCGGCCTGGCACCTCGACGAGGGGCGCCAGTTGCTGGTGCTCGAGGCGATCGCCGGGGGGAGCGCGCCACCGCCACACCTGGCCGACGCGGGCGTCGCAGACGCGCTCGGTCGTGCGCTCGCGGCGTGGCATGCAGCCACCACGGAGACCGGTCTGTGGCCGTCGCCGGCGATGGGCATCCTCGACATGCCCGCCGCGCCCGATGTCGCCATGACGGGGCGGGCGCTTGCCACCCGTCGACTGATGCAGGCCATCGTCGAGGACGCGCGCCTGGCAGGCGTGCTGCGCGATGCGCGGGCCGCCTGGCGCGATCGGTGCCTCATCCACGGCGACCTGCGGCGGGAGAACTGGTTCGCGCTGCCTGGCGAGTCGGCGCCGCGCGTGCGCGTCATCGACTGGGAACTCTCCGGCTCCGGTGATCCCGCGTGGGACCTGGCGACCGTGATCGTCGAGGCGGCGATCGACGGGCTGCGGACGACGGGCGTCGTCGGCGTCGGCGCGGCGATGTCGGCGCTGCCGCGCCTGCTCCGTGCGTACGTGGCCGCCGATGGCCTGCTCGAGCCCACGCACGAGGCGTGGCGCCACCTGTGGACCTGCGCGATTGCGCGGGTGCTGCACGTCGCCACGGAGTGGACGGAGCGGCAGCCCGGCAACGACACCAGCGTCGTCGAACCGCTGGTGGCACAGGCGGTGGCATGGACGGGCGACATCGACCGACTCGCCGGGGAGGGCAGCGCATGGGCCGCGGCATGA
- a CDS encoding lanthionine synthetase LanC family protein — translation MAERRRLTVKARTRVARPSPAATSPWLAAAREVALELLDTAIVRGPHVTWVGDDIVGDTASAHVVRGEVGADLYAGTAGIGWSLVHLGAATADARCVQVGVAALRSAVSQVRKAELAPLGLCSGAAGIAWAAVDASQAAADATLRRSALSLAQDVARRVRDRPTAHEEFDLIGGLAGVVIALLATHHATGDALILEGATAAAHRLAARAVRDGFGASWPTATSEPGLCGLGHGASGAAWALAEAGRMTGVEAWQPLVSEALRYEAGWYSPDRLAWADLREPPSGGADASWPGWMAAWCHGAFGIGAVRWRLYEVSGDLSALADASRAVEAARQAVTMAGRARRNGLASDVTLCHGLGGALDLLLLAHEVTGERDHLLAARRVADLCLAIRAANGGRWTVGLRGAEVIPGLFTGLAGIAVLLLRAHDPGAVSSPMLPGRWVGRSRQDVQPSASAST, via the coding sequence ATGGCTGAACGACGCCGGCTGACCGTGAAGGCGCGGACCCGGGTGGCCCGCCCGTCTCCCGCCGCGACGTCGCCATGGCTGGCCGCGGCGCGCGAGGTGGCACTGGAACTGCTCGACACCGCGATCGTTCGCGGACCCCACGTCACGTGGGTCGGCGACGACATCGTCGGCGACACCGCATCGGCGCACGTCGTCCGTGGCGAGGTCGGCGCGGATCTCTACGCCGGGACGGCCGGCATCGGCTGGAGTCTCGTGCACCTCGGGGCCGCGACCGCTGATGCGCGCTGCGTGCAGGTCGGCGTGGCCGCGCTACGCAGTGCGGTGTCGCAGGTGCGGAAGGCGGAGCTCGCCCCCCTGGGCTTGTGTTCCGGTGCGGCGGGCATCGCGTGGGCGGCCGTCGATGCCTCGCAGGCGGCAGCCGACGCGACGCTGCGCCGGTCGGCGCTGTCGCTCGCACAGGACGTGGCGCGGCGCGTGCGCGACCGGCCGACGGCTCACGAGGAGTTCGACCTCATCGGAGGGCTCGCGGGTGTGGTCATCGCCCTGCTCGCGACGCACCACGCCACGGGGGACGCGCTGATCCTGGAGGGCGCCACGGCCGCGGCGCACCGCCTGGCCGCCAGGGCCGTGCGCGACGGGTTCGGCGCCTCGTGGCCCACGGCCACTTCTGAACCCGGGTTGTGCGGTCTCGGGCACGGCGCATCGGGCGCGGCGTGGGCGCTCGCGGAAGCTGGCCGGATGACGGGTGTGGAGGCGTGGCAGCCGCTGGTGAGCGAGGCGCTGCGCTACGAGGCCGGGTGGTACTCGCCCGACCGCCTCGCGTGGGCGGATCTGCGCGAGCCGCCGTCAGGCGGCGCTGATGCGAGCTGGCCAGGCTGGATGGCGGCGTGGTGCCACGGCGCGTTCGGCATCGGCGCGGTGCGGTGGCGGCTGTACGAGGTCAGCGGCGACCTGTCGGCGTTGGCTGACGCGAGCCGGGCGGTCGAGGCCGCGCGCCAGGCGGTGACGATGGCCGGGCGGGCGCGTCGCAACGGACTTGCGTCCGACGTGACGCTCTGCCACGGGCTGGGCGGTGCCCTTGATCTGTTGCTGCTGGCTCACGAGGTGACCGGCGAGCGCGATCACCTGCTCGCGGCACGCCGGGTGGCCGACCTGTGCCTCGCGATCCGCGCCGCCAATGGCGGGCGATGGACGGTCGGGTTACGGGGCGCCGAAGTGATCCCCGGGCTGTTCACCGGCCTGGCGGGCATCGCGGTGCTGCTGCTCCGCGCGCACGATCCGGGCGCGGTCTCGTCGCCGATGCTGCCGGGCCGATGGGTGGGGCGCTCACGTCAGGACGTCCAGCCGAGCGCGTCGGCCTCGACGTAG
- a CDS encoding aminopeptidase P N-terminal domain-containing protein yields the protein MSLRMARVVPAGLMAVFGLAALAAAGPRQDDLAARRARLMERLGPDTVAVVWSAPPRVYSLDVDYEYRQDSHLLYLTGIAQPDTILVLVPGAKTTREVLFVREANALREHREGHTLTRAEVTEQSGVRTVYHTGEFEAFLTALFNRQAYGRRRGEVTDDFDALFDAVSGGRARLALPFGPRPAPSAPLSAPYEFAAKVRDRFLGVGFVDSFPLIADLRQVKTPFEQAILTRSGAISSDAHKAGMKAARPGRFEYEVEAAIEQVYLANGAMNPGYPSIVGSGPNATILHYGASSRQMQAGEILLVDAAGSFDGYTVDITRSYPISGTYSEAQKDIYRLVLEAQEAGMRAARVGNTTADVEKAAREVVKAGLLKLGLITDATGDQYRTWYTHGICHWIGMDVHDVGDYARPLAAGMAFVVEPGLYIRPQALDELPDSPENRAFKAAVAPAVQKYAQIGIRIEDSFLLTETGLTSLSASVPRTIEEIERFMKAR from the coding sequence ATGAGCTTGCGCATGGCACGGGTGGTACCCGCGGGGCTGATGGCGGTCTTCGGCCTGGCGGCCCTCGCGGCGGCGGGTCCGCGGCAGGACGACCTGGCGGCGCGGCGCGCCCGCCTGATGGAGCGCCTGGGGCCCGATACGGTGGCGGTGGTGTGGAGCGCCCCGCCGCGGGTGTACTCGCTGGACGTCGACTACGAGTACCGCCAGGACAGCCACCTGCTGTACCTCACGGGCATCGCGCAGCCCGACACCATCCTGGTGCTCGTGCCCGGCGCGAAGACGACGCGCGAGGTGCTCTTCGTGCGCGAAGCCAACGCGCTGCGCGAGCACCGCGAAGGCCATACGCTCACCAGGGCCGAGGTGACCGAGCAGAGCGGCGTCAGGACCGTCTACCACACCGGCGAGTTCGAGGCATTCCTCACAGCCCTGTTCAATCGGCAGGCGTACGGGCGGCGGCGCGGCGAGGTCACCGACGACTTCGACGCCTTGTTCGACGCCGTCTCCGGCGGCCGCGCCAGGCTCGCCCTGCCGTTCGGGCCGCGCCCGGCGCCGTCGGCACCACTCTCCGCCCCCTACGAGTTCGCGGCGAAGGTGCGCGACCGCTTCCTCGGCGTCGGCTTCGTCGACAGCTTCCCGCTGATTGCCGACCTCCGGCAGGTCAAGACGCCCTTCGAGCAGGCCATCCTCACGCGCAGCGGCGCCATCTCGAGCGACGCGCACAAGGCGGGCATGAAGGCGGCGCGTCCCGGGCGGTTCGAGTACGAGGTCGAGGCCGCCATCGAGCAGGTGTACCTGGCCAACGGCGCGATGAACCCCGGGTATCCCTCGATCGTCGGCAGCGGTCCGAACGCCACCATCCTGCACTACGGCGCCTCGAGCCGGCAGATGCAGGCCGGCGAGATCCTGCTGGTCGACGCCGCCGGCAGCTTCGACGGCTACACGGTCGACATCACGCGCAGCTACCCGATCAGCGGCACGTACAGCGAGGCGCAGAAGGACATCTACCGGCTGGTGCTCGAGGCCCAGGAGGCGGGGATGCGGGCGGCGCGCGTCGGCAACACCACCGCCGACGTCGAGAAGGCGGCGCGGGAGGTCGTCAAGGCCGGCCTGCTGAAGCTCGGGCTGATCACCGACGCGACCGGCGATCAGTACCGCACGTGGTACACGCACGGCATCTGCCACTGGATCGGCATGGACGTGCACGACGTGGGCGACTACGCCCGCCCGCTCGCCGCCGGCATGGCCTTCGTCGTCGAGCCCGGGCTCTACATACGGCCGCAGGCGCTCGACGAGCTGCCCGACAGCCCCGAGAACCGCGCCTTCAAGGCCGCCGTGGCGCCAGCGGTGCAGAAGTACGCCCAGATCGGCATCCGCATCGAGGATTCGTTCCTGCTCACCGAGACGGGCCTGACCAGCCTGTCTGCGTCGGTGCCGCGCACGATCGAGGAGATCGAGCGCTTCATGAAGGCGCGGTGA
- a CDS encoding T3SS effector HopA1 family protein — protein MGRGMTAPGVRLPLEVRAALARLVERLQSDAAHVSGLAQAGDAPVGGHADALSAWLYASWYLALPQPDPVEPSGRWRTDLSSALRAALPSGARWLDGWVVLERRHDGQCVVARRGAARVVRPGEYVNRARPGVPAMPGDAVAVTSCLDGVDKASGFWTTRSDADLAAPLVRVHWSVPPSSLPLVVARVAVLLDALAIAYSLKTPATVDGCARIDTLVVYVSATDWPRLDAPVTTLARALGPHLRPWHPPLARPLAPGAAFAEDPGEESFGQRRCRILAGGVRELLAGAPVGAGDAIDHLARCLQAARIDPERPWLNDAG, from the coding sequence ATGGGCCGCGGCATGACGGCGCCGGGCGTGCGTCTTCCGCTCGAGGTGCGGGCGGCGCTGGCCCGCCTCGTGGAGCGCCTCCAGTCCGATGCCGCGCACGTCTCTGGCCTGGCGCAGGCAGGCGACGCGCCGGTGGGCGGCCACGCCGACGCACTCTCGGCGTGGCTCTACGCGTCGTGGTACCTCGCCCTCCCACAGCCCGATCCCGTCGAACCGAGCGGCCGCTGGCGCACCGACCTGTCCTCGGCGCTGCGCGCAGCGTTGCCGTCGGGGGCGCGCTGGCTCGATGGCTGGGTCGTCCTCGAGCGTCGCCACGACGGGCAGTGTGTCGTCGCGCGGCGTGGCGCGGCGCGCGTCGTGCGTCCGGGTGAGTACGTCAACCGGGCGCGCCCGGGCGTCCCGGCGATGCCAGGCGATGCGGTCGCCGTCACGTCGTGCCTGGACGGCGTCGACAAGGCGTCCGGCTTCTGGACCACGCGATCGGACGCCGACCTGGCGGCGCCACTCGTCCGCGTGCACTGGTCGGTGCCGCCCTCGTCGCTGCCACTCGTGGTGGCGCGCGTCGCCGTCCTGCTCGATGCGCTGGCGATCGCCTACAGCCTCAAGACTCCGGCGACGGTGGACGGGTGCGCGCGCATCGACACGCTGGTGGTCTACGTGTCCGCGACCGACTGGCCGAGGCTCGATGCCCCGGTGACGACGCTGGCGCGCGCTCTTGGTCCGCACCTGCGCCCGTGGCACCCGCCGCTGGCGCGGCCCCTCGCGCCCGGCGCCGCCTTCGCCGAGGATCCCGGTGAGGAGTCCTTCGGCCAGCGTCGGTGTCGCATCCTCGCCGGAGGGGTGCGGGAACTGCTCGCAGGCGCGCCCGTGGGCGCCGGTGACGCCATCGACCACCTCGCGCGGTGCCTGCAGGCCGCGCGCATCGACCCGGAGCGGCCATGGCTGAACGACGCCGGCTGA